The Armatimonas rosea genome includes a window with the following:
- a CDS encoding virginiamycin B lyase family protein — MKSGWLFALIGLTTGALAGCGGSLKGTSVPVSDTQTRLYIANYGDNTVARETLFGVQDKLASGLSGPVALAFDSAGVLYVANKTAATIQKIDSTGTVTSFATKVNNPSAEVFDSTGTLYVTSAADGTILKIASDGTSTVFVSGLSLPTGLAFDKNGVLYVAENGLSQILKVGADGTLTRFVSGISDPNGLVFDAAGILYVSSGSGNSVYKVSSAGAVSFFVGKLNLPASMVFDSTGNLYIANIGNNTISKVAPDGTSTVFVSGLATPTGLALR; from the coding sequence ATGAAATCTGGCTGGCTCTTTGCTCTGATCGGGCTTACGACGGGAGCTCTCGCCGGGTGTGGGGGGAGCCTGAAAGGGACGAGTGTCCCCGTCAGCGATACCCAGACACGGCTCTATATCGCCAACTACGGCGACAACACCGTCGCACGAGAGACACTCTTTGGCGTGCAGGACAAGCTTGCCTCGGGCCTCAGCGGGCCGGTGGCACTCGCCTTCGATAGTGCGGGGGTACTCTACGTCGCCAACAAGACCGCCGCCACCATCCAGAAAATCGACAGCACCGGCACCGTCACCAGCTTTGCCACCAAGGTCAACAACCCCAGCGCCGAGGTCTTCGATAGCACGGGGACGCTCTATGTCACCAGCGCGGCCGATGGCACCATCCTCAAGATCGCATCCGATGGCACCAGCACGGTCTTTGTCTCGGGACTCTCCCTCCCAACCGGGCTGGCCTTCGATAAGAACGGTGTGCTCTATGTCGCGGAGAACGGCCTCAGTCAGATACTAAAAGTAGGGGCCGACGGCACCCTGACACGCTTTGTGAGCGGTATCAGCGATCCCAACGGCCTGGTCTTCGATGCGGCGGGGATACTCTATGTGTCGAGTGGCTCGGGCAATAGTGTCTACAAGGTCTCATCGGCGGGGGCGGTCAGCTTCTTCGTGGGCAAGCTCAATCTCCCCGCGAGCATGGTCTTTGATAGCACCGGTAACCTCTATATCGCCAATATCGGCAACAACACGATCTCCAAAGTGGCTCCCGATGGCACGAGTACGGTCTTTGTGAGCGGCCTTGCCACCCCGACAGGGCTCGCGCTCCGATAG
- a CDS encoding polysaccharide deacetylase family protein, with protein sequence MNHLQIQAPVAPNKLSGKDALKELQQERDRYWQNARQEVYRGAREIFAQHEDEKERGLAFSKLIRGNPRRRELALTFDDGPHPAYTPEILAILGRYRVPAAFFVVGEMAEKAPELVRAESAQGHVVANHTYHHVSLIKIPAEYVADEIKACGKVIQTILGKPPTWFRPPGGEYNREVAQISQALGYTMALWTADPGDYNRPGKDVILQKTLQKTQPGGILLLHDGVDQTIACLPQMLETLQKQGYRFVSLDDLKKKQGAK encoded by the coding sequence ATGAACCATTTGCAAATACAAGCACCCGTGGCCCCGAACAAGCTCTCGGGAAAGGATGCTCTCAAGGAGCTCCAGCAAGAGCGGGATCGCTACTGGCAAAATGCCCGTCAAGAGGTCTACCGGGGAGCGCGTGAGATCTTTGCGCAGCACGAGGATGAGAAAGAGCGGGGGCTCGCCTTCTCGAAACTAATCCGGGGAAACCCGCGCCGGCGTGAGCTCGCGCTCACCTTCGACGATGGCCCACACCCTGCCTACACACCGGAGATTCTTGCAATCCTGGGCCGCTACCGAGTTCCTGCGGCGTTCTTCGTGGTCGGAGAGATGGCAGAGAAAGCGCCAGAGCTGGTACGGGCGGAGTCTGCTCAGGGACATGTGGTCGCCAACCATACCTACCATCACGTGAGCCTCATCAAGATCCCCGCAGAGTATGTCGCCGACGAGATCAAGGCCTGTGGGAAGGTGATCCAGACGATCTTAGGAAAGCCCCCGACCTGGTTCCGTCCACCGGGAGGGGAGTACAACCGCGAGGTGGCACAGATCAGCCAAGCCCTGGGATACACCATGGCGCTCTGGACAGCCGACCCCGGCGACTACAACCGTCCCGGTAAAGACGTCATCCTGCAAAAGACCCTGCAAAAGACCCAGCCCGGAGGAATCCTCCTGCTCCATGATGGGGTGGACCAGACAATTGCGTGCCTCCCTCAAATGCTAGAGACGCTCCAGAAACAAGGCTATCGCTTTGTCTCGCTGGATGACCTCAAGAAAAAACAGGGAGCAAAATAA
- a CDS encoding sigma-70 family RNA polymerase sigma factor yields MWLRRSSTTAQKHAEFEALVAQDWERFWRFAYRLTGDRDLAEDLLSETMIDAFVAFDRYRGEKFASWFFKMLSTNRIDMARKANRRPAESLDTVFSETEGRDIPDSRESPEKVLMDPLYSEPVQKALDSLPLENRVAVLLADVEGYDYTEIARMLSIPIGTVRSRISRGREKLRQALSAELHR; encoded by the coding sequence ATGTGGCTTCGCCGTAGCTCAACGACTGCACAAAAACATGCCGAGTTTGAGGCGCTTGTCGCCCAGGACTGGGAGCGCTTCTGGCGCTTTGCCTACCGCCTGACCGGCGACCGCGATCTCGCTGAGGATCTGCTCTCGGAGACGATGATCGATGCCTTTGTTGCCTTTGATCGCTACCGTGGGGAGAAGTTCGCAAGCTGGTTCTTTAAGATGCTCTCCACCAATCGGATCGACATGGCGCGCAAAGCCAACCGCCGTCCGGCCGAGAGCCTCGACACGGTCTTCTCCGAGACGGAGGGGCGCGATATCCCAGACTCTCGCGAGAGTCCTGAGAAGGTCTTGATGGACCCGCTCTACTCGGAGCCTGTCCAGAAGGCACTGGACTCCCTGCCCCTGGAGAACCGGGTTGCTGTCTTGCTCGCCGATGTGGAGGGCTACGACTATACCGAGATCGCCCGTATGCTCAGTATCCCCATCGGTACTGTGCGCTCGCGAATCTCACGAGGCCGTGAGAAGCTGCGCCAGGCACTGAGCGCAGAGCTGCACCGATAG
- a CDS encoding carbonic anhydrase: MASVASVGFLSLLGTSAFSSPQKPAVSSEKLSATQSLADLKAGNQRYSSGHPQHPHEGVKRLQDTALYGQHPKAVVLGCADSRVSPELLFDQGVGDIFDVRVAGNVANKDELASMEYAVGHLHTPLIVVLGHSKCGAVTAVASGEYLPGPNLNSLAVHITDAVNAVKKTKPELKGDPLVAASIEANVQESLEDIYQGSEALRSAIDKKEVLLVGAVYDLKTGHIHWLPAYTPKAK, from the coding sequence ATGGCCTCTGTTGCCTCCGTGGGCTTTCTTTCTTTGCTCGGGACTTCCGCGTTTTCGTCCCCGCAGAAGCCAGCGGTCTCCAGCGAGAAGCTTTCCGCGACTCAGTCGCTGGCTGATCTTAAGGCGGGGAATCAGCGCTATAGCTCGGGGCACCCACAGCATCCCCATGAGGGAGTGAAGCGGCTCCAAGATACCGCGCTCTATGGTCAGCACCCTAAGGCGGTGGTTCTTGGCTGCGCGGACTCACGTGTCTCTCCCGAGCTTCTCTTTGACCAGGGAGTCGGGGATATCTTCGATGTTCGGGTCGCAGGCAATGTCGCCAACAAAGACGAGCTTGCCTCGATGGAGTACGCTGTGGGGCACCTGCACACTCCGCTCATTGTTGTCCTTGGCCACTCCAAGTGTGGGGCAGTGACCGCAGTCGCGTCGGGGGAGTATCTCCCCGGGCCAAACCTCAATAGCCTGGCCGTGCATATCACAGACGCGGTCAACGCGGTTAAGAAGACGAAGCCTGAGCTCAAGGGCGATCCCCTGGTGGCCGCTTCCATTGAGGCAAATGTCCAAGAGTCTCTGGAAGACATCTACCAGGGAAGTGAGGCACTCCGTAGCGCAATCGACAAGAAGGAAGTCTTGCTGGTCGGGGCGGTCTACGACCTCAAGACCGGCCATATCCACTGGCTTCCTGCGTATACCCCCAAGGCCAAGTAA
- a CDS encoding alginate export family protein — translation MKHSWAIIALLGSCASVHAQTTESGEWKYTGSLRVRLESWDWFKPADATKQNQYNYVGSILRYGADGKVGNSPVKLELAAPLLLGLPTNASAPLPAGSLGVGAVYRAQNGSQNGSVFLKQGFFVGKAAEGALKVGRFEFDEGKETIPTDPAMAFTKSSQVAARLIGTVGWSHVGRSFDGFTWSRTEKSANTTLLAAMPTQGVYDLDGQNTLTKVKVASLSHTKLYKNGEDRLFLIGYEDTRGLVKTDDNPTAAKDTNPIRLATLGGNLLGTFPTPFGPGDGLLWAAVQSGQWGSQRANANSWTAQVAVHPGFGKKNDLAVRGGYYYASGDSNPNDNQHGTFYPILNTPRLFARTPFFAEANLKDAFVSVTGKVGSKLALRGDYHLLQLANANDLWYQSGSPFNNTAFGLTGRPSSGSHNLADLIDLSADMTLSKSTTASFYFGQMLGKEIVKSIYPDSKGSFGYMEVNYKF, via the coding sequence TTGAAACACTCATGGGCGATCATCGCCTTACTGGGGAGCTGCGCCTCCGTTCATGCGCAGACAACAGAGTCGGGAGAGTGGAAGTACACGGGGAGCCTGCGGGTTCGCTTGGAGAGCTGGGACTGGTTCAAGCCCGCCGATGCGACCAAGCAGAACCAGTATAACTATGTGGGATCGATCCTGCGCTACGGTGCCGACGGCAAGGTCGGGAACTCGCCCGTAAAGCTCGAGCTGGCGGCTCCTCTGCTGCTTGGACTGCCGACAAACGCGAGCGCTCCTTTACCCGCAGGGTCTCTGGGAGTCGGGGCCGTCTATCGGGCACAAAACGGGAGCCAGAACGGGTCGGTGTTTCTCAAGCAAGGGTTCTTCGTGGGGAAGGCCGCCGAGGGAGCACTCAAGGTGGGGCGCTTTGAGTTCGACGAAGGAAAGGAGACGATCCCAACCGACCCTGCCATGGCATTTACCAAGAGCTCGCAAGTGGCCGCTCGTCTCATTGGAACCGTGGGGTGGTCCCATGTGGGGCGTAGCTTCGACGGTTTCACTTGGAGCAGGACGGAGAAGAGCGCCAACACGACCTTGCTCGCCGCCATGCCGACACAGGGAGTCTACGATCTCGATGGCCAGAATACCCTGACCAAGGTGAAAGTGGCCTCGCTCTCCCATACGAAGCTCTATAAGAATGGGGAGGACCGCCTTTTCCTGATCGGCTACGAAGACACGCGGGGACTGGTCAAGACCGACGATAACCCAACCGCCGCGAAAGATACGAATCCCATTCGCCTGGCAACGCTGGGAGGCAATCTCCTGGGCACGTTCCCCACTCCCTTTGGCCCTGGGGATGGCCTACTCTGGGCTGCCGTGCAGAGCGGGCAGTGGGGAAGCCAGCGCGCCAACGCCAATAGCTGGACCGCCCAGGTTGCTGTCCATCCAGGCTTTGGAAAGAAAAATGACCTGGCGGTGCGCGGCGGCTACTACTACGCCAGCGGCGACTCCAACCCCAATGACAACCAGCATGGAACCTTCTACCCGATCCTCAATACGCCCCGTCTCTTTGCCCGAACGCCCTTCTTCGCCGAGGCAAACCTCAAAGATGCCTTTGTCAGCGTCACGGGAAAGGTCGGCAGTAAGCTTGCGCTTCGGGGGGACTACCACCTCCTCCAGCTTGCCAATGCGAACGATCTCTGGTACCAGTCCGGCAGTCCGTTCAACAATACGGCCTTTGGGCTTACCGGGCGACCCTCCAGCGGAAGCCACAACCTCGCCGATCTGATAGACCTCTCGGCTGACATGACCCTCAGCAAGAGCACGACAGCGAGCTTCTACTTCGGTCAGATGCTTGGCAAGGAGATCGTGAAGTCAATCTATCCAGATAGCAAGGGAAGCTTTGGCTATATGGAAGTGAACTACAAGTTTTAG
- a CDS encoding TlpA family protein disulfide reductase, which translates to MRTTMTVALVAALLLIPGLAQADTAEGEIVSYTPNKSVVLRIKGKTRTFAVSTKTKFYDMTGREFPEFADPKEGLWQLADSLTVLYHKEGATEIADGVKFPYGKVPKELMGKGAPTPPDGAATRTVEVPEAAATPPLAIRVGDKLPAFAIKTFTGKTLTNASLSGKVFVLDFWATWCGPCKKLSPVMQELHNTFKAQGVAVIGANFKEGCQPGQTGFAKGYVKEHGYTFPFGVADALGEKLNISGIPLVLIIDRKGVVRHIMEGYEPGCGRTLSAKIQALVKETSGRPRQGDLRGAAEQGDAAAHAQWPR; encoded by the coding sequence ATGAGAACCACAATGACGGTTGCCCTCGTGGCAGCCCTGCTCCTGATCCCTGGCCTTGCCCAGGCCGATACCGCCGAAGGGGAGATCGTCTCCTATACCCCAAACAAAAGCGTCGTCCTGCGCATCAAGGGCAAGACCCGAACCTTCGCGGTCAGCACCAAGACCAAGTTCTACGACATGACCGGTCGTGAGTTCCCCGAGTTCGCCGACCCGAAAGAGGGACTCTGGCAGCTCGCCGATAGCCTCACCGTGCTCTACCACAAAGAGGGGGCTACGGAGATCGCCGACGGGGTGAAGTTCCCCTACGGCAAAGTCCCTAAAGAGCTGATGGGGAAGGGTGCACCGACACCGCCCGACGGAGCCGCGACACGTACGGTCGAAGTCCCGGAAGCCGCTGCTACTCCCCCGTTGGCGATTCGGGTGGGCGATAAGCTCCCTGCCTTTGCGATAAAGACCTTTACAGGCAAGACGCTCACCAACGCTAGCCTTTCGGGCAAGGTGTTCGTGCTGGACTTCTGGGCGACCTGGTGCGGCCCGTGCAAGAAGCTCTCCCCGGTGATGCAGGAGCTACACAACACGTTCAAAGCACAGGGAGTTGCGGTGATCGGGGCGAACTTCAAAGAGGGCTGCCAGCCGGGACAGACAGGCTTCGCAAAGGGGTATGTCAAGGAGCACGGCTATACCTTCCCCTTCGGTGTCGCGGATGCGCTGGGCGAGAAGCTCAATATCTCGGGGATTCCGCTGGTGCTGATCATCGACAGGAAGGGTGTGGTCCGGCACATTATGGAGGGCTACGAGCCGGGCTGCGGGAGGACACTCTCGGCGAAGATTCAAGCCTTGGTGAAGGAGACCAGTGGACGGCCACGTCAAGGCGATCTCCGCGGCGCGGCCGAGCAAGGGGACGCAGCCGCACACGCTCAATGGCCCCGGTAG
- a CDS encoding RNA polymerase sigma factor, producing the protein MLSLSLVTRLRKTSASIVSPEQLESLCQREVYHYALRRLSSTQDAEDVAAEVYVVALETRWHPSLEPRPWLLGVARRKVADRLRLRLRRPEAPLQEAHELPCATASPEADALRAEAVATIRALVRALPELQREALLLQTAEELSVKEIAQVMGKSVSAVNSLLGRARETLRLKGGSYFQEDGR; encoded by the coding sequence ATGCTAAGCCTCTCCCTCGTCACTAGGCTCCGGAAAACCAGTGCCTCTATCGTCTCTCCAGAGCAGCTAGAGTCCCTCTGCCAGAGGGAGGTGTACCACTATGCCCTGCGACGGCTCTCCAGCACTCAGGATGCGGAGGATGTTGCCGCGGAGGTCTATGTAGTGGCTTTGGAGACGCGCTGGCATCCGTCACTTGAACCCCGACCTTGGCTCCTTGGGGTTGCCCGCCGTAAGGTGGCTGACCGTCTTCGCCTTCGCCTTCGCCGCCCTGAGGCCCCCCTTCAGGAGGCACATGAGCTTCCTTGTGCGACAGCGAGTCCCGAGGCGGATGCGCTTCGGGCCGAGGCCGTCGCCACGATACGTGCACTCGTTCGCGCTCTGCCCGAGCTCCAGCGGGAAGCCCTCTTGCTCCAGACGGCGGAGGAGCTCTCTGTCAAGGAGATCGCGCAGGTGATGGGGAAGTCGGTCTCAGCGGTCAACAGCTTGCTGGGCCGCGCCCGGGAGACCCTGCGTCTCAAGGGTGGCTCTTACTTTCAGGAGGATGGACGATGA
- a CDS encoding redoxin family protein yields MQTSLQAAFATLSVVGMIAAPSQAQVLKAGSPAPKIQIAEWLKGAPVSAFKKGEVYVIEFWATWCGPCRENMPHLTELQKKYPKAKILGISVLEPDTKQVKPFVAKMGTKMGYTIGREVVTQGKGRDEGTMNQTWLKPAGQNGIPVAFVVDRQSKIAWIGHPMYLERPLKAVLDGSWKYEMAALPPPEEAEMQQLSQKFMQLRTDGKATEALQVFERLSKLNPMANKMFGIDRVILLHQVGKLAEAEKALKTVLDGMTSPMDLAVAAMMGGERTAPVGWTDRARTLFLARLDAFEAAGEGKDALSSYGIAYFYNELGSPDKARAIAERALKDPALLPNMKPALEKMLH; encoded by the coding sequence ATGCAGACATCTCTACAGGCGGCTTTTGCAACACTCAGTGTGGTGGGAATGATCGCCGCTCCCTCACAAGCACAGGTGCTTAAAGCAGGAAGTCCTGCTCCGAAAATTCAGATAGCAGAGTGGCTCAAGGGCGCTCCCGTCTCCGCCTTCAAGAAGGGGGAGGTCTATGTGATCGAGTTCTGGGCAACCTGGTGTGGCCCCTGTCGCGAGAACATGCCCCACCTGACTGAGCTCCAGAAGAAGTACCCCAAGGCCAAGATCCTGGGCATCAGTGTCTTGGAGCCCGATACCAAGCAGGTCAAGCCCTTTGTGGCCAAGATGGGCACGAAGATGGGCTATACCATCGGGCGGGAGGTCGTCACCCAAGGCAAAGGACGTGATGAGGGGACGATGAACCAGACCTGGCTCAAGCCTGCTGGGCAGAACGGAATCCCGGTAGCGTTTGTCGTGGATCGGCAGTCCAAGATCGCCTGGATCGGCCACCCTATGTACCTGGAGCGCCCTCTCAAGGCCGTGCTCGATGGTTCCTGGAAGTATGAGATGGCCGCGCTGCCCCCACCCGAGGAGGCGGAGATGCAGCAGCTCTCCCAGAAGTTCATGCAGCTCCGCACGGACGGAAAGGCCACCGAGGCGCTTCAGGTCTTCGAACGACTCAGCAAGCTCAACCCGATGGCCAACAAGATGTTCGGGATAGACCGAGTGATCCTTCTCCATCAAGTCGGGAAGCTCGCGGAGGCGGAAAAGGCACTCAAGACGGTTCTAGATGGCATGACCTCACCCATGGATCTGGCGGTCGCGGCAATGATGGGAGGGGAACGCACGGCTCCGGTGGGCTGGACCGATCGAGCGCGCACGCTCTTTCTGGCACGACTCGATGCCTTCGAGGCCGCCGGGGAGGGTAAAGATGCCCTGAGTAGCTATGGGATTGCGTATTTCTACAACGAGCTGGGAAGCCCCGACAAGGCACGTGCTATCGCCGAGCGTGCGCTGAAAGACCCGGCCCTCCTGCCGAACATGAAACCTGCGCTGGAGAAAATGCTTCACTAG
- a CDS encoding discoidin domain-containing protein translates to MKIHRRTLCGSLSYLALGGNASLAQPASLLDKQKALDAQTWWDNRDWGWYKANIPFFDCPDKELVTTWYYRWELVTKHLTYGSPNSGYSFTEFIDRPFWSGAYGAISCPVGHQLYELRWLRNPQYASDYSRYWFRTPGAQPRNYGCWLADGIAAVDAVHPAENLLPELLPDLKKNYEGWEKRQFVPEVGLFWQNGHDDGMEFNINSRQTKDILRGANGYRPGFNAYMYADALAIARAAERAGESATAQAYRAKAAALKANVQKLLWDPKREFFFPMSMRDETDAEGNVVKKHTLTYQSGKFAGTPHGREEHGYIPWQFGMVDPGYESAWKFLMDPEYFFAPFGPTTVERHDPLFVLKTSCCWWSGQSWPYATAQTLKAMANLLQHYKQSVVTPADYVKLLQLFAVSHRKDGVPYLAEALNPDTGSFAGHDGYNHSEHYFHSSFNDLVITGLVGLSPRPDSTVEIAPLAPAEWPYFALEDVAYRGHNLTIVWDRDGTHYGKGKGLQVWADGKRLGARTTLGKLTAKLPAPLAKEATRPPVRLNYAVNNDGDYYPRLTASFTNPKTSLEAVNDGNYRYTVHPPNRWTTQGSPHKSDWLEVDFGTKRLLDTVKLAFLDDGTGIVAPQTVTLEFHDGTGWRTLAVAKPAGHRFTSLSFGARELARLRVVFVHAPGGYTGLTEIEAWGTGALPYVAPPPRPGNLALNQTGQGFPKASASFHDIYGGLPEKAIDGRVNYKPTPVNRWTSYGSPSKTDWFEVDFGTPKEVRRAELAVYDDRGGVQPPESYTIEFFDGQGWHEVENLVKSPQVPAGSALNTATFRPVTCQKLRIVFTHRGASRSGLTELELRND, encoded by the coding sequence ATGAAGATTCATCGCCGAACTCTCTGTGGCTCTCTGAGCTACCTTGCGCTGGGTGGCAATGCCTCTCTGGCTCAGCCCGCCTCTCTTCTCGATAAGCAAAAGGCCCTCGATGCCCAGACGTGGTGGGACAACCGGGACTGGGGCTGGTACAAGGCAAATATCCCCTTCTTCGACTGCCCCGATAAGGAGCTGGTCACGACCTGGTACTACCGCTGGGAGCTGGTGACCAAGCACCTGACCTACGGCTCGCCCAACAGCGGCTATAGCTTCACCGAGTTTATCGACCGCCCGTTTTGGAGTGGGGCCTATGGCGCGATTAGCTGCCCTGTGGGCCACCAGCTCTACGAGCTCCGCTGGCTCCGCAACCCCCAGTACGCCAGCGACTACAGCCGCTACTGGTTCCGCACTCCCGGTGCCCAGCCCCGTAACTACGGCTGCTGGCTCGCCGATGGGATCGCCGCCGTGGATGCCGTCCACCCCGCCGAGAACCTCCTGCCCGAGCTCCTCCCCGACCTCAAGAAGAACTACGAAGGCTGGGAGAAGCGGCAGTTTGTCCCCGAGGTCGGGCTGTTCTGGCAGAACGGCCACGACGATGGCATGGAGTTCAATATCAATAGCCGCCAGACCAAGGATATCCTGCGTGGTGCCAATGGCTACCGACCTGGCTTCAATGCCTACATGTACGCCGATGCCCTCGCTATCGCCCGTGCCGCCGAGCGGGCCGGGGAGAGCGCCACGGCCCAGGCCTACCGCGCCAAGGCCGCCGCGCTCAAGGCCAATGTCCAGAAGCTGCTCTGGGACCCCAAGCGGGAGTTCTTCTTCCCGATGTCGATGCGCGACGAGACCGATGCCGAGGGCAATGTGGTCAAGAAGCACACGCTGACCTACCAGTCCGGTAAGTTCGCGGGAACCCCCCACGGTCGTGAGGAGCACGGCTATATCCCGTGGCAGTTTGGCATGGTCGATCCCGGCTACGAATCGGCGTGGAAGTTCCTGATGGACCCGGAGTACTTCTTCGCTCCCTTTGGCCCCACGACAGTCGAGCGCCACGACCCGCTCTTCGTGCTCAAGACAAGCTGCTGCTGGTGGAGCGGGCAGTCCTGGCCCTACGCCACGGCGCAGACCCTCAAGGCCATGGCGAACCTCCTCCAGCACTACAAGCAGAGCGTGGTCACTCCCGCGGACTATGTCAAGCTGCTCCAGCTCTTCGCTGTCTCGCACCGTAAGGACGGCGTGCCCTACCTTGCCGAGGCGCTGAACCCGGACACGGGCTCCTTCGCCGGCCACGATGGCTACAACCACAGTGAGCACTACTTCCACAGTAGCTTCAACGATCTGGTCATCACGGGCTTGGTTGGGCTGAGCCCTCGCCCGGACAGTACTGTCGAGATCGCACCGCTCGCCCCGGCGGAGTGGCCTTACTTCGCCCTGGAAGACGTGGCGTACCGAGGCCATAACCTGACTATTGTCTGGGATCGTGATGGCACCCACTACGGCAAGGGCAAGGGCCTGCAGGTCTGGGCCGATGGCAAGCGGCTCGGGGCGCGCACGACCCTGGGAAAGCTGACCGCCAAGCTCCCCGCGCCACTCGCTAAGGAAGCCACCCGCCCGCCCGTGCGGCTCAACTACGCGGTCAACAACGACGGCGACTACTACCCGCGCCTCACCGCCTCCTTCACCAACCCGAAGACATCGCTGGAGGCGGTCAACGATGGTAACTACCGCTACACGGTGCACCCGCCCAACCGCTGGACCACCCAGGGCTCCCCTCATAAGTCGGACTGGCTGGAGGTGGACTTTGGCACCAAGCGCCTCTTGGATACTGTCAAGCTTGCCTTTCTCGATGACGGCACGGGCATTGTCGCGCCGCAGACCGTGACCCTGGAGTTCCACGACGGAACCGGCTGGAGGACGCTCGCTGTCGCCAAGCCTGCGGGGCACCGCTTCACGTCACTGAGCTTTGGGGCACGTGAGCTCGCCCGCCTGCGTGTGGTCTTTGTCCATGCGCCCGGCGGCTACACCGGCCTGACCGAGATCGAGGCTTGGGGGACAGGGGCGCTTCCCTATGTCGCGCCGCCACCGCGCCCCGGCAACCTTGCTCTCAACCAGACCGGCCAGGGCTTCCCCAAGGCCAGCGCGTCGTTTCACGATATCTACGGTGGCCTCCCCGAGAAAGCGATCGATGGGCGGGTGAACTACAAGCCCACCCCCGTCAACCGCTGGACCAGCTACGGCTCCCCGAGCAAGACCGACTGGTTCGAGGTGGACTTTGGCACCCCCAAGGAGGTCCGTCGCGCGGAGCTGGCGGTCTACGACGATAGAGGCGGTGTCCAGCCGCCGGAGAGCTACACGATTGAGTTCTTCGACGGGCAAGGCTGGCACGAGGTAGAAAACCTCGTCAAGTCGCCTCAAGTGCCCGCCGGGAGCGCCCTCAACACCGCTACCTTCCGCCCCGTAACCTGCCAAAAGCTCCGTATCGTCTTCACGCATCGAGGCGCGTCCCGCAGTGGCCTCACGGAGCTCGAGCTACGCAATGACTAA